Proteins encoded together in one Rhizobium bangladeshense window:
- a CDS encoding LysR family transcriptional regulator: MKNASWDSYQLFLQVARLGGLTGASAASGLSPATIGRRMLDLEQEVGRALFSRSQTGYRLTGDGQALLDHLQEMEAAARKVEAWRQSGEGGTTVRITAGTWIAWLLTENFAAIRMPGDAFAISLTIGETRANLAYRESDIGIRAFEPEEGNLAARQLGEVAYAVYSRRNAAETDERWIAVGEEEAISAYLRWPHSHAAAGIVATVNRPRSLPDLVRAGAGKAVLPCFVGDLHPDLQRQGGELPELRHRQWIVMNAEDRHRPEIRTVADRMTKLIRSYADLFAGKRPSRG; this comes from the coding sequence ATGAAAAATGCAAGTTGGGATTCCTATCAGCTTTTCCTGCAGGTCGCCCGGCTCGGCGGCTTGACTGGAGCCAGTGCCGCAAGCGGGCTGAGCCCTGCGACCATTGGTCGGCGCATGCTCGATCTTGAACAGGAGGTCGGCCGCGCCTTATTTTCGCGTAGTCAAACCGGATATCGCCTGACTGGGGATGGCCAGGCGCTGCTCGATCACCTTCAGGAGATGGAGGCCGCCGCCCGCAAGGTCGAAGCCTGGCGGCAGTCGGGTGAGGGCGGTACGACCGTTAGGATCACCGCCGGTACCTGGATCGCCTGGCTCCTGACGGAGAATTTCGCCGCGATCCGCATGCCGGGCGATGCGTTTGCCATTTCGCTCACCATCGGCGAAACGAGGGCAAATCTTGCCTACCGCGAGAGCGATATCGGCATTCGCGCCTTCGAGCCGGAGGAGGGCAATCTTGCCGCTCGCCAGCTCGGGGAGGTGGCCTATGCCGTCTATAGCAGACGCAATGCCGCCGAGACCGACGAGCGCTGGATTGCCGTCGGCGAGGAGGAGGCGATCTCGGCCTATCTGCGCTGGCCGCATAGCCATGCTGCGGCCGGTATAGTCGCCACCGTCAACCGACCGCGTTCGTTGCCGGATCTGGTGCGCGCCGGCGCCGGCAAGGCCGTGCTTCCCTGTTTCGTCGGCGATCTCCATCCCGATTTGCAGCGCCAGGGCGGCGAATTGCCGGAATTGCGCCACCGCCAATGGATCGTGATGAATGCCGAGGACCGCCATCGTCCCGAGATCCGCACGGTAGCCGACCGCATGACCAAGCTCATCCGAAGCTATGCCGATCTCTTCGCCGGAAAGCGTCCAAGCCGCGGCTGA
- the aceA gene encoding isocitrate lyase, translated as MTDFYKLVRNAPAGRFDGIERPYSAADVQRLRGSVALSHTLAEMGADRLWQLIHKEDFVNALGALSGNQAMQMVRAGLKAIYLSGWQVAADANTASAMYPDQSLYPANAGPELAKRINRTLQRADQIETAEGNGLSVDTWFAPIVADAEAGFGGALNAFEIMKAYIEAGAAGVHFEDQLASEKKCGHLGGKVLIPTAAHIRNLDAARLAADVMGVATLVIARTDAEAAKLLTSDIDERDQPFVDYDAGRTVEGFYQVRNGIEPCIARAVAYAPHCDLIWCETSKPDLEQARRFAEGVHKVHPGKLLAYNCSPSFNWKKNLDEATIARFQRELGAMGYKFQFITLAGFHQLNYGMYELARGYKQRQMSAYSELQQAEFAAEANGYTATKHQREVGTGYFDAVSLAITGGRSSTTAMHDSTEHAQFKPAAE; from the coding sequence ATGACCGATTTTTACAAGCTTGTCCGAAACGCACCAGCGGGCCGCTTCGACGGTATCGAGAGGCCCTATTCGGCCGCTGACGTGCAGCGGCTGAGAGGATCGGTGGCGCTCAGCCATACGCTCGCCGAAATGGGCGCGGATCGCTTGTGGCAGCTCATCCATAAGGAGGACTTCGTCAACGCGCTCGGCGCGCTCTCCGGCAATCAGGCCATGCAGATGGTGCGCGCCGGGCTGAAGGCGATCTACCTCTCCGGCTGGCAGGTGGCGGCCGACGCCAATACTGCATCGGCGATGTATCCCGACCAGTCGCTTTATCCCGCCAATGCCGGGCCGGAACTTGCAAAGCGCATCAACCGCACGCTGCAGCGCGCCGATCAGATCGAGACCGCCGAAGGCAACGGCCTCTCCGTCGACACCTGGTTTGCGCCGATCGTTGCCGATGCGGAAGCCGGTTTCGGCGGGGCGCTCAACGCCTTCGAGATCATGAAGGCCTATATCGAGGCGGGTGCAGCAGGCGTCCATTTCGAGGACCAGCTCGCTTCGGAGAAGAAATGCGGCCATCTCGGCGGCAAGGTTCTCATCCCGACGGCCGCCCATATCCGCAATCTCGACGCCGCTCGGCTCGCCGCCGACGTGATGGGCGTCGCGACGCTGGTCATCGCCCGCACCGATGCGGAAGCGGCAAAGCTTTTGACATCGGATATCGATGAGCGCGACCAGCCCTTCGTCGACTATGATGCCGGGCGCACGGTCGAAGGCTTTTACCAGGTCAGAAACGGCATAGAGCCTTGCATCGCCCGTGCCGTGGCCTATGCGCCGCATTGCGACCTGATCTGGTGCGAGACCTCCAAGCCGGATCTCGAACAGGCGCGTCGTTTTGCCGAAGGTGTGCACAAGGTCCATCCCGGCAAGCTGCTCGCCTATAATTGCTCGCCTTCGTTCAACTGGAAGAAAAATCTCGACGAGGCGACAATCGCAAGGTTCCAGCGCGAGCTCGGCGCGATGGGATACAAGTTCCAGTTCATCACGCTGGCCGGCTTCCACCAGCTGAACTACGGCATGTACGAGCTGGCGCGCGGCTACAAGCAGCGGCAGATGTCGGCCTATTCGGAGCTGCAGCAGGCCGAATTCGCCGCAGAGGCGAACGGCTATACCGCCACCAAGCATCAGCGCGAGGTCGGCACCGGCTATTTCGACGCCGTGTCGCTCGCCATCACAGGCGGCAGGTCCTCGACCACCGCGATGCACGATTCAACCGAACATGCGCAGTTCAAACCGGCTGCGGAATAA